The genomic interval CTGAGGAGCTGCCATTGTCAACAAAGATCCTACTAGTGGTGAATTTGGCGATCATCATAATCACCACTAGGGCGTCGTTATGTGGATAGAGGATCCCCTCCTCATCGTATTCTCGATAGGAGATGATAGGTGTCGATTCGCTTATCTTGTACTTGGTGGGGCGGTATTCTGCTTAATACACTTCTCGATATCTCATTTGCCTAGCGCTTCCGACTAGATGAGGTCGCGTCCCCTCCGGTGAATCCTCCTGCGATAGTCCTAATTTCCCCCACCGGTGGTCCTTCTTGATGTGGTGCACGAGGCAATTATGCAGGGGTCCCTGCACAGCTACCATTTGCCTCGGGCTCTATTCCTCCTTAGCCTTCCGACCCTCTCCGCACTTCTTTCTCGTCATCTCCTCCTTGACTTCTGCTTTGGCCTAGCATTACAGCCTCGGCCTCGCAGCCTACTCACTTTCCTCTTTCAAGAAAATACAATCGTCCGTGTTATGAGCGTTAGACTAATGGTAGGTACAATAGTGGCGACTGGTGCTCTTGTGGTTATCTTCTTGGGTGGGTTGATGGTCAATTTTTTGGATGGTGAGTGCCGGCCGGTCAAATCGAAACCCTAGGCCTCTTGCAGGGGCTTTTTCTTTCCTGTTGTCACTCGGTCTTTTCTTCGGCTTCTCACGATTTCCTTTGGTCAGTGTCTTTCCCTTCTTTCTACAATTTCCAATTCTTTCCTCATTGGCTCAGTTAAGGCCCGAAGTGTGTCCTCGTGTCAATAAAGTTGTCGGCTTGATCCATGAACTCTTGCAGCCTGGTGGGAGTTCTCCTTGCTAATTATGCCATGAACTGGGATCGGGGCCGTACTCCTCCTAAAAGTGCTATCAAGGTTATATTCTTGTCTTGGTCGTCTGTAGTCATTCGTTCTTTGTTGAACTGTGATAGGTATGTCTTCAGACTTTCGTCTTCCTCCTGCTTGATGGTAAGGAGGTACGCCATGGGGCGTCTTCTTCTCCTGCACGCCATAAACTGTGTGAGGAATAGGCAGGCCAGCTCCCCAAAGCTGTCTATGGACCCGGGTGCTAAGGACCCAAACCATACTCTCGCCGGCCCCTTCAAGGTTAGCAGGAAAGCTCTACAGGCCACTTCTCCTGGGAAGTTGTGCAGGGTCATGTGAGCTCTAAAGGTTTCCAAGTGTTCAAAGGGGTCTCTAGCCCTATCAAACATGTAAATGAGGGGAACTCGGAACCTTAGTGGTAAGGGCACAACCATCATCTCCTCATTATAGGAGTAGACCCGTGCTGGTGAGCAGTTGgtttaatgatgatgatgtatGATGATGATGTGTTCATCTTCCTCGTGATTTATTCGTATTTTCCTTTGAGGTTACGCAACTCGTCctgcatgttttttctttttttctccacGCCACTTACCCCTCACGCATTTCTAGACTCTACGTGCTCACTGTTGCTTGGTCCTGCCTCATTCTCTGGTCCGTGGGGTAACCCTTAGTTGAGTGTCTCATTCTCTTTTTGGAGGGACTTCACTTCAGTAGTTAGCTTCCCTACCAGTTGCTCCATCGCGGTGAGCCTTACTTCCATGTTTGTTGACTTTGCTTCTTCTTGTCCCAGAGTTTTCTGAGAACGGGTTGTGGCAGGCATACGAAGGACACGTGAAGTCTATAGAGATCCCATAGACCGCGCCACTGTTAACGTCGTATTTCGTAAAGCTTTGGGTTGGGTTCCAGCAACTCGAGTCTTTAGTCTTTCACATGCACAATTGAGAAAACACGGAGTGTGGGGGGTGAGGTTGGGAAGTCTCCGATGCTAAAGTTAGTATAGCTCCTTAGTAGTTTGTGCATGAGCTTAAAggaatcaatgaaagttctccGTACTTGGGGGTTGGCTTTTATACTAGATTTCTGAGTGGGGACAGCTCACACATGGCTTCTGGGAGTCTACACTTCAATTGTTCGCCTAGTCAAAATCCTTTAATGCAGCGTAACTTTTGGGTcgacatcattaatgtggcatagAGTCCGGAGagtggcgccattaatgcggtgtggctccCTGACTCACTTTATCCTGCTGATGTTCCCTATTAAGCTCCTCCATGCCTGTTGTCAGAAGATCAAGGTTTCTCCATATTTTCAGCCTACCTGCCTATGCAAGTTCCCGAGGGTAAGGTGTCATCGGGGTGGTGTCAGGGCGGCGAGTCTCATCTGCCCTACTGTCTTCTTTCCCCATGCGTGGGTTGCTTCGTGGGTAGGTCTTGCTCACGGGCCAAGTACTCTACAGAGGCCCACTAGCTCCATTTATAGGAGGGTTGTTGGGCTTGGTTGGGCTTGACCGAGCTCTCTGACTTACTTTCTCAGTGTTCCCTCATAGGCTTGTTATACGGTCCGATGGGAGGAAAAACCCCCTTACACATCCCTTAATATATCCATCAAACCCTTAATTAAGATCTTCCAGATTACCGTTCACATTTTTCCTAAATCCCATTCATGTCcctataaataataatcattcttaagaaaatttttatttgaatgtcCATTTATTGATACAACAAATACACCACTAATATAGAAGCTTACCACATCATTTAGAATAAAAACTTATTATTGttcttactttttctttcaataattaTAATGGATTCATCAATAAGTGATTGATGGATCATGCTTAGTATTGTATATTGCTAACCATTGAATGCAAATTAACCAAACCGAATGTTTTCAGTGGCGGGTGTCAATCGTTGGAATAAACTGTTAAATCCCTAAGGGTTGGCACAAGTGGTAAGACTTTGATTTTGGTAGTATACTCCCTacaagtctaaggttcaaattctaaataatttcTAGATGCGCTACTGGATCGAGAGAATTTCTATTTGAATTTCTCGAGGTATACTTGCAGAAAACTCTTTACTAATAGCCTATGCACCCTCAAAATTAGCCGGGACTTTGTTCCTAAACATCCAGtgccaattaaaaataaaaaatgggctGAAATTTTGGTTTCTATTTTGCAAATTTGGACCCTTTggtttatttggattttttggatCTCCTGTGACAACAATTTTAGGCCTATTGCCTCCTTATTTTTCAGAAaactttcatcatttttcaGCAACTGGAGATTTCAAAACGGAAGCAGCTGAACTAAGAGCACGACATTACCTGGATAGCCCAACCTAATCTTCGCACTATGCCCTCCAGCGTTCTAACACCAGCTTCTGAGAAGAGAAGCCCTTGTGCAGCAAACAAGGTAAGAAATGTGCTATCAGCAAAGGATTCTTTCTTAGGCAGGAATCAAAAGCATCCTTACTTATCTTCCCATCATTATCAGAATCAAATAAATTGAACATCCCATGGACCTGCAAGTAACCCGCACGACCAAGTTTACATATGACAACTGGATATTTTATGTTGACAGTGGAAGCatatttctcttcaatataattaatagaCATGATGCCATTCccacaaaagaaaacaaaagaagaggATAATAGCATGGATAGATCAGTGACTCACCTCATCAGCATTCAAGTCTAGGATTCCACGACCAAGGAAATCTCCCAACTGATCCAAACAGCAATTAGAAATCGAATGCAATTCAGACTTCAATAAAGTATTGAGTATGGAGGGCAAAataagagaggaaaagaaaaggaaggaaagagcAATACTTCATGTTCCAGTATGTAATCATTTCCCCCAGTCGTGCGTTGAGTAAAGGATAATTCACAAGCTTGCCTGAATAATGGCTGCTTCATGACATGTGCTGATCCAAATAAGAACTACAAAGATGGgaaaatagaataatatatagttaataacaCAACGATAATCATAAGTTTTCTATATTAGCCTAGAAAGAGCAAATGAATTAGGGTTGATCAGCAACCCACTAGAAAAATCCACCAAACTTGGGCAAGCAGGTGGTTTTGGAGACTACCCGTCCAAattttttactctctctctctctctctctctctctctctctctctctccccttcccccccccccccccccccacaattCTAAGAGACTTTCCGCCCCACCCCGCCAATCCCCTCCCCATGCCAACACTCATTGCTCCTTCCTTAAAGATAATGCTAGCAACCACCACCAGTAGCGATGGCAAATTATTCTCGTTCTATTTTTCTTTGGCTTCGTTGATTGTATTGGTGGCACAACCACTGGAGGCAACATAAGTGAACAATTTTGGGTCTAGTGAAATTGGCCGCAATGGCTAAAAGATTTCGATACCATTCAAGATTGCATCCTGTTAAGAAGTCCTTCAATTTTGCAGTTCTGCTCCAAGTGCAATGGAGGATTCACTTGGTTTCTGTAAGGGAATTGTTCATTTcattttgttgcaatttctcGACAGCCAAATGAGACATTAGGTGGTTTCATTAGTTTAAATGGATGGGCCTCATTAAAAAAGCACCCACAGGAAGTTGGTTTTGGTTGTTATCAATCCCCTTAGGCTGGTGGATGTTTGCTGAATCAACCCCAGTGGGGGTCAGTTGATTTTGGCATCGGCATTGGGCTGAAATCCTTCTAAAAAGAAATAGTGCTCCCATTTTGGTCTCTGGGAATTATTATATTGCCCTACTAGCACAAAAAAGTAACTTAAGCAATTATCTAGCCCTGAAATCAGAATGATCTATGTGTTGTGTACATAGCTCTagttacattattttttattggtactGGGTGTCCAAGAATagtgtcccgactaatcccaggggtgcacaaGACATAGCTTTGGTTACATAGGACTTCAaacaataaataagtaaaagcaAACAtcatgcagagagagagagagagagacagttaAAGATAGAGTTGGCGGAGAATACCTGCTTGAATGTGatgtaagttttgtaaaagGAAGGGTCATTGGCAAAATGattgttttaagtttaaaacttggttggagaagaaaaagaagaactcGGCAGGTACCTCATTGGCCTTTGTTTGTTTTGAGTCTTCTTTAGTGGATGTGCCTTTAAATTCTTAGTGGATAAACTCATGTGCAAGTTTTCATTTTGTGAATTCCTTGCAAGGGTTCATAAGCAAACGGAGGCCAAGTGAGAATGAAGTGAGTTTGTGCGTTGGGAATGGAGTTCAAGTGAAGGTCGAGTTTATAGGAGTAGTAAAGTTATCTTTGGAGTctggtttttctcttgttttggagAATACAGTTTTTGTACCGTCAATGAGACAGAATTTGATTTCTATATCAGAACTTGATGaatctggtttttcttttaaatttggtAATGGAAAAGTAGAATTGTTTTATAATTCTCGTTTGGTTGGAAATGGTTTTTTATGTGATGGTTTATATAGAATGTCTTTGGCTTCTTTTGGTGAAGTCTCTTGTGTTACCAATGTAGCGAAGAAAAGGTCCTTAATCCGTGAATCATCTTCTATGTTGTGGCACAAGAGGTTAGGACACATTTCAAAGGAAAGAATGGAGAGATTGGTAAAAGTTGAGATACTTCTCTCTCtagatttttcagattttaacatATGTGTGGACTGTATAAGAGGAAAGCTGACTAAATCCACAAGAAAGGGTTCTACTAGGAGCGACGGTATTTTAGACTCAATACATACCAATGTTAGTGGACCTTTACCTTCTACCATATGTGAAAATAAGTACTTcataacttttattgatgatttctcacgctATGGATATGTTTACCTGATTAATGATAAATCCCTAGCTCTTGAGAAATTTAAGATATTCAAAATGGAAGTAGAAAATCAATGTGGAAAAAGTATTAAAGTTGTAAGATCTGATCGTGGTGGTGAGTATTATGAGAAGTATGATGAGTCTGGTCAAAACATGGGcgattttgcaaaatttttacaAGGATGTGGAATAGTGCCTCAATAAACCATGGCAGGAACACCCGAGCATAATGGTGTTTCTGAAAGACGAAATCGGACTCTAAAGGACATGGTTAGGAGTATGATGAGCATAACAAATTTGCCAGAGTATCTATGGGTGAAGCTTTGAAAACTGTTATGTACGTTTTAAACAGAGTTCCCAGTAAAGCTGTTTCAAAAACTCCTTTTGAATTGTGGACAGACAGTAAGCCAAGTTTGACTCATTTAAGAGTTTGGGATGTCCAGCTGAGGTTAGGATTTATAATCCTCTTGAAAAGAAACTAGACCCAAAATCTACCCCTGGTTATTTTATTGGGTACCCAGATAGATCAAAAGGATATAAGTTCTATTCTCTTAATTGTGGCACCAGAATTGTTGAATCCATTACTGCAAAAtttttggataatgatgttgGTGTCAATGGGAGTTCTGTATTAAAGGAATTTTTTGTTGAACCTAATCAAGTTGTTGTTCTAGTTCCAGTTGTACAGGAAAGAGTAGTTTCTCTGCCAATTGAAATTGTTAGTGAAGAACCTGGACAATAAGAAGAAATTCTAATAGTGGTTGAGTCAGTTTCTGAGCCACAAGTCAGAAGATCTCAAAGAGAAAGaaggtctgcattgcctaatgATTACATTGTCTATTTGTTAGagagtgattttaatattgagcATATAGTTGATCCTGCTATTTTTAAGCAAGCCTTGACATGTCCTGAGTCAGATAAGTGGTTAAGTGCTatggaagatgaaatgaattctaTGGAAAAGAATAGAGTCTGGGAACTTGTTGAACTTCCTCCAGATGCTAAGGCCATAGACAATAAATggattttcaaaagtaaattaGACTCAAAAGGGAATGTTGAAAGAAAGGAGGCGAGATTAGTTGCAAAAAGATTCACTCAGCGGGAAGGCATTGATTATAATGAAACCTTTTCACCAGTTTTGTCTAATGATTCTTTTAGAATTATCATGGCACTCGTAGCACACTATGATTTGAAGTTTCATCAGATGGATGTAAAGACAACATTTTTTAATGGAGATCTTTATGAAGAGGTTTATATGAGACAACCTGAAGGTTTTGttgtgaaagaaaaagaaaacttggtATGTAAGTTAAATAAATCCTTATATGGCCTGGAGCAAGCATCTCGACAGTGGTATTTGAAGTTTGATGAGATTGTAACTTCACTTGGTTTTGGTGAAAATGCAGTTAACCAGTGTATATATCGCAAGACTAGTGggagaaactttatttttcttattctgtatgtagatgacattttCTTGCCAGCAGTGACTTGGGATTACTtcatgaaataaagaaaatgttatctgctaattttgagatgaaagatcTAGGAGAAGCTTCTTTTGTGCTTGGCATTGAAATATGTAGTGATAGAGCTCGTGGTTTGTTGGGACTTTCTCAGAAAGCTTATATACGACATGTACTATAAAGGTTTGAAATACAAAATTGTACACCTGGTGATGTACCCATCACAAAAGGAGATAAGTTTAACAAAACTCAATATCCTAGGAATGAGCTCGAAAGGGAATTTGTAAAGAACATACCATATGCTAGTGTTGTGGGGAGTTTGATGTATGCTCAAgtttgcactagaccagatattaCCTACGCAGTTAGTGTTCTTAGTTGGTTTCAGTCGAATCCAGGGCAAGAGCATTGGAAAGCAGCTAAGAAAGTTATGAGATACTTGAAGAAAACTGAAGGTTACATGCTCACTTTCCAGCGTTCAAATCACCTTGAGGTGGTAGGCTACTCAGATTCTGATTTTGCTAGATGTCAAGATGATTTGAAATCAACCTCAGGTTATATTTTTATGCTAGCTGGGGGTGCTATTTCTTGAAAGAGTGTTAAGCAAACTCTGGTGGCATCTTCTACTATGCAAGCTGAATTTGTGGCGTGTTATGGAGCTACTATCCAAGCTGTTTGGTTAaagaactttatttttaaactgAAAGTTGTTGATTCCATCTCAAGgccaattactatttattatgatAATAGTGCAGTGgtgttcttttcaaagaataataaaagttcTAGTGCATCCAAGCACATTGACATCAAGTATTTGGTGGTCAGAGATAGAGTTAAGGAAGGGCAGACAAAGatagagtatataaatatagagGCAATGATTGCAAATCCTTTGACTAAGGGACTCGCTCCTAAAGTTTTTAAAACACATGTTACTAATATGGGTATTGTGGAAActtttttgatgtttttggttaGTGGGAGTTACTTATGTAAAAAGAACTACGTTTTGGCTTGATCCATTTACAGGGTACGTAGGCAACCCATTTGTTTTAGGGTGCAGCccctttcaaataaaaaaaataaatctccccTATTCATAAACTATGTTTTTGAGCATGCATTTagcttatgtattttattatgatattattatgATCTCGAGATATATGGATAAAAGACataaaatgaatttcttttaGAGACATGTGGCTTCATTTTGAAGCATTATGAGGACTGATATGAATTAACACAGCTTTTGATCATATTGGTGCTAAGTGGTGTAACGACTTCCATGTTCAATGTTGATATTCTTGTTAGACCGGATCGTGTTTCCTAAGGTGCTATCATTTGAGCTATATATTTGTATGGCCACCTATGTAGTCTAACCCTGGagtcatttttcaaataagttttattttatagcaaTCAATGTTtgtccaagtgggagaatgttagaataattttaaatatgggcttcatttgattgcacgttttataaaacgggttaaacatatatatatatatatatatatatatatatatagagctcACAATGGTATTTTGGTTTTAACCCACTAAGTTGTTTATTGCACCTtagtaatataggattatatccTATCTAAATTATGGTAAAATTACGTATGTAGGCCTGAAAACTTAAGGGTTTTTATTCTGGAATTTTTCTAGACCCATTGGAATATGAGTCCTTAATGGGAGGACTCCATAAGTTTTCTATTTATAAGAGGCTAGGTCCCC from Juglans microcarpa x Juglans regia isolate MS1-56 chromosome 4S, Jm3101_v1.0, whole genome shotgun sequence carries:
- the LOC121263199 gene encoding lysophospholipid acyltransferase LPEAT2-like, producing the protein MKQPLFRQACELSFTQRTTGGNDYILEHELGDFLGRGILDLNADEVHGMFNLFDSDNDGKISKDAFDSCLRKNPLLIAHFLPCLLHKGFSSQKLVLERWRA